One Streptomyces sp. ML-6 genomic region harbors:
- a CDS encoding relaxase/mobilization nuclease domain-containing protein, with translation MIANIVKPGHKTRGVLNYLYGPGRANEHTDPHLAASFDGFAPDPGRDPDATLAQLAAVLDLRVKQAGHKAPKNHVWHCSIRAAPEDRHLTDNEWATIARRVLNATGIAPTNDPDACRWIAVRHADDHIHIVATKVQGDLRPPRNWNDFLRADKELVAIEKEYGLRQVPRGDRTAAKRPTRAEQEKARRTGNARTAREHLRTVVRTAVSSAATNTEEFFRIVEGAGALVDVQYFPSGDVRGYKVALDDDTNAHGEPVWFSGSTLAPDLSYPKIAERLMATASTPAEWADAPVWRRLTRAVDGIPDSLAHSEDDAGQAHITVLAEALDTLPLLAPAAIRPRLVEAATAFERAARSRVRAHHQQAQAIRRAVKAILHEPAPKDGALLAIVLDALLLAVIAAQHWHRARGHHQQAEAAQRATTHLRVAYQTAVTEPLTALHHRGQHLAPWLLKQQAATVRQALPDLAEQILAEPDWPALAATLNDTTAAGRAPSALLTQAARHRELDTATSLSEVLTWRLNRLREPVVRKPPRNKMEGRAQPSSATTPRAVPPARPRPR, from the coding sequence TTGATCGCGAACATCGTCAAGCCCGGCCACAAAACACGGGGCGTCCTGAACTACCTCTACGGACCGGGCCGCGCCAACGAACACACCGACCCCCACCTCGCCGCCTCCTTCGACGGTTTCGCCCCTGACCCCGGCCGCGACCCCGACGCCACCCTCGCCCAGCTCGCCGCCGTCCTCGACCTGCGGGTCAAGCAGGCCGGCCACAAGGCGCCGAAGAACCACGTCTGGCACTGCTCGATCCGCGCCGCCCCCGAAGACCGCCACCTGACCGACAACGAGTGGGCCACCATCGCCCGCCGCGTCCTCAACGCCACCGGCATCGCCCCGACTAACGACCCAGACGCCTGCCGCTGGATCGCCGTCCGTCACGCCGACGACCACATCCACATCGTCGCCACCAAGGTTCAAGGCGACCTCCGCCCGCCTAGGAACTGGAACGACTTCCTGCGCGCCGACAAGGAACTCGTCGCCATCGAGAAGGAGTACGGGCTCCGCCAGGTGCCGCGAGGTGACCGCACCGCTGCCAAGCGGCCGACCCGCGCCGAGCAGGAGAAGGCCCGCCGGACCGGCAACGCCCGAACCGCCCGGGAACACCTGCGCACCGTCGTCCGCACCGCCGTCTCGTCGGCGGCCACGAACACCGAGGAGTTCTTCCGGATCGTCGAGGGGGCCGGAGCCCTCGTCGACGTCCAGTACTTCCCCTCCGGGGACGTCCGCGGCTACAAGGTCGCCCTCGACGACGACACCAACGCCCACGGCGAGCCCGTCTGGTTCTCCGGCTCCACCCTCGCCCCAGACCTCTCCTACCCGAAGATCGCCGAACGCCTCATGGCCACGGCCTCAACGCCGGCGGAATGGGCTGACGCCCCGGTCTGGCGGCGACTCACCCGCGCCGTCGACGGGATCCCCGACAGCCTCGCCCACAGCGAGGACGACGCTGGACAAGCCCACATCACCGTCCTCGCCGAAGCCCTCGACACACTCCCACTACTCGCTCCGGCCGCCATCCGGCCCCGGCTCGTCGAGGCCGCCACCGCCTTCGAGCGCGCCGCCCGGTCCCGCGTCCGCGCCCATCACCAGCAGGCCCAGGCCATCCGCCGGGCGGTGAAGGCGATCCTGCACGAACCCGCGCCGAAGGACGGAGCCCTCCTCGCGATCGTCCTCGACGCTCTCCTGCTCGCGGTCATCGCCGCCCAGCACTGGCACCGCGCCCGCGGCCACCACCAGCAGGCCGAGGCCGCGCAGCGTGCAACCACGCACCTCCGCGTGGCCTACCAGACCGCAGTCACCGAACCCCTGACCGCGCTCCACCACCGGGGCCAGCACCTCGCCCCATGGCTACTGAAGCAGCAAGCCGCTACGGTGCGCCAAGCACTGCCTGACCTGGCCGAGCAGATCCTCGCCGAACCCGACTGGCCCGCCCTCGCCGCCACCCTCAACGACACCACAGCAGCCGGCCGCGCTCCCTCCGCGCTCCTCACCCAGGCCGCCCGCCACCGAGAACTCGACACCGCCACCAGCCTCAGCGAAGTCCTCACCTGGCGCTTGAACCGCCTTCGAGAACCCGTCGTCAGGAAGCCCCCGCGCAACAAGATGGAAGGGCGAGCCCAGCCCAGTTCTGCTACCACACCGCGAGCCGTACCGCCGGCTCGGCCAAGGCCCCGGTGA
- a CDS encoding peptide deformylase, with the protein MNQVRPSEQMRDLGVVQDGAPVLIEPVRAFALPAEREAAEQAVEQMFSAMERIRQVHPFAKGMGLAAPQIGIGRAAAVVQPPGDTPAVVMLNPRITDCSSDADEQYEGCLSFFDVRGLVPRPLRITVETTTLDGQVATTTYERGLARLIHHEIDHLDGLLYTARMRTGVTPIPVEQYRQTGRAWAYEQ; encoded by the coding sequence GTGAACCAGGTGCGGCCCAGCGAGCAGATGCGGGACCTCGGCGTCGTGCAAGACGGGGCTCCGGTCCTCATCGAGCCCGTCCGCGCCTTCGCCCTGCCGGCCGAGCGCGAGGCGGCCGAGCAGGCCGTCGAGCAGATGTTCTCCGCCATGGAGCGGATCCGGCAGGTCCACCCGTTCGCCAAGGGCATGGGTCTCGCGGCCCCTCAGATCGGGATCGGCAGGGCCGCCGCCGTGGTCCAGCCCCCCGGAGACACCCCTGCGGTTGTCATGCTGAACCCCCGCATCACCGACTGCTCCAGTGACGCGGACGAGCAGTACGAGGGCTGCCTGTCGTTCTTCGACGTCCGCGGCCTGGTCCCCCGCCCCCTTCGGATCACGGTGGAGACCACGACCCTGGACGGACAGGTGGCGACCACCACCTACGAACGCGGACTCGCCCGCCTGATCCACCACGAGATCGACCACCTGGACGGCCTGCTCTACACCGCGCGGATGCGCACCGGCGTTACCCCCATCCCCGTCGAGCAGTACCGCCAGACCGGCCGCGCATGGGCCTACGAGCAGTGA
- a CDS encoding helix-turn-helix transcriptional regulator, whose product MTAEQAAEAFAADVAHWREVRGLAKRELARRMGFDPSYVSHVESGRHKPTEDFALRAEEALNAGKAIWRRWLDYEAAKARTAPAPPTPTPRRAEQPYATGSAIVVEHDAARLDYDGSHYRLTMRRLLRNTGSEPITRYLIRISVDRYPGEPERSNAHYREHPLTWDELALTATCRGEVMHWQTKHDRDAFKEVWLAFENSEGRFPLYPGESVWIEYAYSVGDEKWGRWFQRAVRLPTEHLAVELAFPTALDPAVWGTETSMTAEAAPLRTAPIQREENGMRIFSWSTSTPALHARYRLEWRFRGRTERDMIQGEFT is encoded by the coding sequence TTGACGGCCGAGCAAGCGGCCGAGGCGTTCGCGGCGGATGTGGCCCACTGGCGCGAGGTACGGGGCCTCGCCAAGCGGGAGTTAGCCAGAAGGATGGGCTTCGACCCGTCCTATGTCAGCCATGTCGAGTCGGGCCGGCACAAGCCGACGGAGGACTTCGCGCTGCGCGCGGAGGAGGCGCTGAACGCGGGCAAGGCCATCTGGCGGCGATGGTTGGACTACGAGGCGGCCAAGGCCCGCACCGCACCGGCGCCGCCGACGCCGACTCCCCGCAGAGCCGAGCAGCCGTACGCGACCGGCTCGGCGATCGTCGTCGAGCACGACGCGGCCCGTCTGGACTACGACGGCAGTCACTACCGGCTGACGATGCGCCGACTGCTGCGGAACACCGGCAGCGAACCCATCACCCGCTACCTGATCCGCATCAGCGTCGACCGCTACCCCGGCGAACCCGAACGCTCCAACGCCCACTACCGCGAACACCCACTGACCTGGGACGAACTCGCCCTGACCGCGACCTGCCGCGGCGAGGTGATGCACTGGCAGACCAAGCACGACCGCGACGCCTTCAAGGAGGTGTGGCTGGCGTTCGAGAACAGCGAGGGCCGCTTCCCCCTCTACCCGGGCGAGTCGGTCTGGATCGAGTACGCCTACTCGGTGGGCGACGAGAAGTGGGGCCGCTGGTTCCAGCGCGCCGTCCGCCTGCCCACCGAGCACCTGGCGGTCGAACTCGCCTTCCCCACCGCACTCGACCCCGCCGTGTGGGGCACCGAGACCTCCATGACCGCCGAGGCCGCACCGCTGCGGACGGCCCCGATACAGCGCGAGGAGAACGGGATGCGGATCTTCTCCTGGAGCACCTCCACACCCGCACTCCACGCCCGGTACCGTCTGGAATGGCGGTTCCGAGGCCGAACCGAACGGGACATGATTCAAGGGGAGTTCACGTGA